A genomic stretch from Neodiprion fabricii isolate iyNeoFabr1 chromosome 3, iyNeoFabr1.1, whole genome shotgun sequence includes:
- the LOC124177783 gene encoding vesicle transport protein GOT1B isoform X1 translates to MFEITDTQKIGVGLAGFGITFLFLGVLLLFDKGLLAIGNLLFISGLGCVIGPLRTLNFFFQRHKLKGSAAFLGGIFVVLLGWPLVGMIIETYGFVILFSGFLPVAINFLRRVPILGTFLNMPGISRVLDMLAGDTNRTTEL, encoded by the exons ATGTTTGAAATCACGGACACACAAA AAATCGGAGTAGGTCTAGCCGGATTTGGGATAACGTTCCTCTTCCTCGGCGTGTTGCTCCTCTTCGACAAGGGTCTTCTGGCTATTGGAAAC CTCCTGTTCATTTCTGGTCTCGGATGTGTCATCGGACCTCTCAGAACTCTGAACTTCTTCTTTCAGCGACACAAATTAAAAGGCAGTGCTGCATTTTTAGGTGGTATTTTTGTTGTACTCCTGGGCTGGCCCTTGGTTGGCATGATAATTGAAACCTATGGTTTTGTTATTCTGTTTAG tGGATTTTTGCCAGTGGCAATAAACTTCCTTCGAAGAGTACCAATCCTTGGGACATTTTTGAATATGCCAGGAATAAGCAGAGTGCTAGACATGCTGGCTGGTGACACAAACAGAACTACA GAATTGTAA
- the LOC124177783 gene encoding vesicle transport protein GOT1B isoform X2 has protein sequence MFEITDTQKIGVGLAGFGITFLFLGVLLLFDKGLLAIGNLLFISGLGCVIGPLRTLNFFFQRHKLKGSAAFLGGIFVVLLGWPLVGMIIETYGFVILFSGFLPVAINFLRRVPILGTFLNMPGISRVLDMLAGDTNRTTV, from the exons ATGTTTGAAATCACGGACACACAAA AAATCGGAGTAGGTCTAGCCGGATTTGGGATAACGTTCCTCTTCCTCGGCGTGTTGCTCCTCTTCGACAAGGGTCTTCTGGCTATTGGAAAC CTCCTGTTCATTTCTGGTCTCGGATGTGTCATCGGACCTCTCAGAACTCTGAACTTCTTCTTTCAGCGACACAAATTAAAAGGCAGTGCTGCATTTTTAGGTGGTATTTTTGTTGTACTCCTGGGCTGGCCCTTGGTTGGCATGATAATTGAAACCTATGGTTTTGTTATTCTGTTTAG tGGATTTTTGCCAGTGGCAATAAACTTCCTTCGAAGAGTACCAATCCTTGGGACATTTTTGAATATGCCAGGAATAAGCAGAGTGCTAGACATGCTGGCTGGTGACACAAACAGAACTACAGTATGA